The Clostridium aceticum genomic interval AATGAATTCTTCCTCTTCTGAAGAAACATTGTTTTCTTCTACATAATCTGACCATGAAGTGTAGTATTCTGATTTAAATTCCATCTTAAATTCCTCCTTTAATAAACGCCATATTCTCTCACAAATTCATTCACAGCAATAATATTTTCAGGTTTTGCATCCTTTATATTTAAAGCTACCTTATCAAAAGAAAATATATAATTACCTCCTGGGGCAAGAATATCAACCAATTCTTTGGCCTTATCAATACACTCTTGCTTTGTTCCTTGAGCTAATAGTGTTAATGGATAAAGTCCTGAGATAATATGCTTTTTTCCTACTTTTTCTTTAATTATCTTTGGATCACCATATTCAAACATCATGTGTATGCCCTTAGGTAATTCATTTAAATAATCCAGGAATCTAGTCCAGTCATGTTCAACAAATAGCAATACACCTGCTCCAGCAGCCCGTAAACCTTCTACTAATTTCTTAAAGGTTGGCCAATAGAACTTTTCAAAGTCCTTTTCTCTCATATAAGGTGCCATATGAAGAGGAATAAATGTTTTTTTGCTGGCAGATGAATGAGGCTTTACACCAGCCTTCAGCATCATGGGCAGTACTGCTTCACATGCTGCAAGTACTTTTTCTGGATGTCTTCTTATATCTGCACTAATTCCGCTAAAACTTCTAAACTGATCAGCAATTTGATCAAAAGGTGCAATAGATTGACAAGCTACACGACTATCAGCTAGGCCATACTTTGCATTCATCTCAG includes:
- a CDS encoding uroporphyrinogen decarboxylase family protein — its product is MTDLTMDSTALIQAAEKNQLFQDIDEGKTPKRVPVYTWMDITYIMQYAGVDLKKAQWDVSGFRDMIEVGAKSFASDINPATFTRLYPVYNILGAKNFIMSSSGQIQHPEITGMQPEEYDEMIADPYKFMHDKIFPRLYTNLDVSPAKRSMVFAKAQKAFFDIMGQIAAADAEMNAKYGLADSRVACQSIAPFDQIADQFRSFSGISADIRRHPEKVLAACEAVLPMMLKAGVKPHSSASKKTFIPLHMAPYMREKDFEKFYWPTFKKLVEGLRAAGAGVLLFVEHDWTRFLDYLNELPKGIHMMFEYGDPKIIKEKVGKKHIISGLYPLTLLAQGTKQECIDKAKELVDILAPGGNYIFSFDKVALNIKDAKPENIIAVNEFVREYGVY